A genomic segment from Variovorax paradoxus B4 encodes:
- a CDS encoding LacI family DNA-binding transcriptional regulator: MAVTLRDVARAADVSIATASRALAGSSLTNHATQRHVIQVAAALGYRTNTFARALKTKRSRLIGLTVHNLENASFQVLASVVQTRMQALGYQVILSISADDPEQERDIFKTLVDHSVDGLIAVPNGANGAQLLAMEHADIPVICAVRRVEGATLESVLAGDLDGAYAGTKHLLDLGHRRIGLIVGMSDTTSGKERLAGYKRAMQEAGLPIDPALIQAGRYAPETGVTAANALLSMPTPPSALFVANHESSLGVLRVVSERGLLIPDDLSLLFYEDSPWFEWQRPAISVVDSGAAEMANLAVDRLVQRLGGVANSGREYRVGSRLIQRASCRAIAPT, translated from the coding sequence ATGGCGGTGACGCTGCGCGACGTGGCCCGTGCCGCCGACGTTTCCATTGCCACGGCCTCGCGTGCGCTCGCTGGCTCCAGCCTGACCAATCACGCCACGCAGCGGCACGTGATCCAGGTGGCCGCCGCCCTCGGCTACCGCACCAACACCTTCGCCCGGGCGCTGAAGACCAAGCGCTCGCGGCTCATCGGCCTCACCGTGCACAACCTGGAGAACGCCTCGTTCCAGGTGCTCGCCTCGGTGGTGCAGACGCGCATGCAGGCGCTCGGCTACCAGGTCATCCTGAGCATCAGCGCCGACGACCCCGAGCAGGAGCGCGACATCTTCAAGACCCTCGTCGACCACAGCGTCGACGGCCTGATCGCCGTGCCCAACGGCGCCAACGGCGCCCAGCTGCTGGCCATGGAGCACGCCGACATCCCGGTGATCTGCGCGGTGCGCCGCGTCGAGGGCGCCACGCTCGAATCGGTGCTCGCGGGCGACCTCGACGGCGCCTATGCCGGCACGAAGCACCTGCTGGACCTCGGACACCGGCGCATCGGCCTGATCGTGGGCATGAGCGACACCACCTCCGGCAAGGAGCGCCTCGCGGGCTACAAGCGGGCCATGCAGGAAGCGGGCCTGCCCATCGATCCGGCGCTGATCCAGGCCGGCCGCTATGCGCCCGAGACCGGCGTGACGGCCGCCAACGCGCTGCTGTCGATGCCCACGCCGCCTTCGGCCCTCTTCGTGGCCAACCACGAGTCCTCGCTCGGCGTGCTGCGCGTGGTGTCGGAGCGCGGGCTGCTGATTCCCGACGACCTGTCGCTGCTGTTCTACGAAGACTCGCCGTGGTTCGAGTGGCAGCGCCCCGCCATCAGCGTGGTGGACAGCGGTGCCGCCGAAATGGCCAACCTCGCGGTCGACCGGCTGGTGCAGCGCCTGGGCGGCGTGGCCAACAGCGGCCGCGAATACCGGGTCGGCTCGCGCCTGATCCAGCGCGCCTCCTGCCGTGCCATCGCGCCGACCTGA
- a CDS encoding tautomerase family protein yields MPYLEILAPSAPETRKRAASRALTDGVVTSFGVEPSTVTLYFMPVAPHDYAHEGQLGHDGAGGGTRVFVKVHAYRRTPAQRRALAAAITPALAACFATTGDNVAVYFLDRERDEVAHDGHLASDEAEQQPDHTA; encoded by the coding sequence ATGCCCTATCTCGAAATCCTGGCGCCGAGCGCGCCCGAAACCCGCAAGCGCGCCGCCAGCCGCGCACTGACCGACGGCGTCGTCACATCGTTCGGCGTCGAGCCCTCGACCGTCACGCTGTACTTCATGCCCGTCGCGCCCCACGACTACGCCCATGAGGGCCAGCTGGGCCACGACGGCGCCGGCGGGGGCACGCGCGTGTTCGTCAAGGTGCATGCCTACCGCCGCACACCGGCCCAGCGCCGCGCGCTGGCCGCCGCCATCACGCCTGCGCTGGCGGCCTGCTTCGCCACCACCGGCGACAACGTGGCCGTCTATTTCCTCGACCGCGAACGCGACGAAGTCGCGCACGACGGCCATCTGGCCAGCGACGAAGCCGAGCAGCAACCCGATCACACCGCCTGA
- a CDS encoding acyl-CoA dehydrogenase family protein: MTHFLTEDQISLRDTARRFAEGEVLPRAAAIDREDKFDRVLYRGMAELGLFGVSLPEAAGGSGFDTVSTCLVMEELARCSGAIGNAFAIPVEAALFLHHHGNESQKALIPGILDGSIVMATAMSEPDFGSDVASITTTARAADDGWLLNGTKAWVTLGGVADRIMVFARTGKEAGHRSISCFMVDAHQAGVSRGKNEELLGMHGLEDCQIVLQDVRVPRSALIGAENQAFKTAMGNFNFSRLLMSSMALGMAQAAMEDAVAYATTRKQFGEPIMNFQAIQFMVADMATDIAAARLLIHHGARLQDAGHAIAKEGAQAKLFTTDMAMRHVSNALQIHGGNGYSRDYRIERIFRDVRLAQIYEGTNQIQRLIISRQVVKELA, encoded by the coding sequence ATGACCCATTTCCTCACCGAAGACCAGATCTCGCTGCGCGACACCGCGCGCCGCTTCGCCGAGGGCGAAGTGCTGCCGCGCGCCGCGGCCATCGACCGCGAGGACAAGTTCGACCGCGTGCTGTACCGCGGCATGGCCGAGCTCGGCCTGTTCGGCGTGAGCCTGCCCGAGGCGGCCGGCGGCTCGGGCTTCGACACCGTCAGCACCTGCCTCGTGATGGAAGAGCTGGCGCGCTGCTCGGGCGCCATCGGCAACGCGTTCGCGATTCCCGTCGAGGCGGCGCTGTTCCTGCACCACCACGGCAACGAGAGCCAGAAGGCGCTGATCCCGGGCATCCTCGACGGCTCCATCGTCATGGCCACCGCCATGTCCGAGCCCGACTTCGGCTCCGACGTGGCCAGCATCACCACCACCGCGCGCGCCGCGGACGACGGCTGGTTGCTCAACGGCACCAAGGCCTGGGTCACGCTCGGCGGCGTGGCCGATCGCATCATGGTGTTCGCGCGCACCGGCAAGGAAGCCGGCCACAGGTCGATCAGCTGCTTCATGGTCGATGCGCACCAGGCCGGCGTGAGCCGCGGCAAGAACGAGGAACTGCTCGGCATGCACGGCCTGGAAGACTGCCAGATCGTGCTGCAGGACGTGCGCGTGCCCAGGAGCGCGCTGATCGGCGCCGAGAACCAGGCCTTCAAGACGGCCATGGGCAACTTCAACTTCAGCCGCCTGCTGATGTCGTCGATGGCGCTCGGCATGGCGCAGGCCGCGATGGAAGACGCCGTGGCCTACGCCACCACGCGCAAGCAGTTCGGCGAGCCGATCATGAACTTCCAGGCCATCCAGTTCATGGTGGCCGACATGGCCACCGACATCGCCGCGGCGCGTTTGCTCATTCATCACGGCGCGCGGCTGCAGGACGCCGGCCACGCCATCGCCAAGGAAGGCGCGCAGGCCAAGCTCTTCACCACCGACATGGCGATGCGCCACGTGTCGAACGCGCTGCAGATCCACGGCGGCAACGGCTACTCGCGCGACTATCGCATCGAGCGCATCTTTCGCGACGTGCGCCTGGCGCAGATCTACGAAGGCACCAACCAGATCCAGCGCCTGATCATCTCGCGCCAGGTCGTCAAAGAACTGGCCTGA